Below is a window of Dictyostelium discoideum AX4 chromosome 1 chromosome, whole genome shotgun sequence DNA.
AACTTCATTACCAAAACCAGAAACTTTAATTCAGCCAATTCCGCAACATTTAATTGGTAACAATGCTTTTGCCGACCCAAGAAAGCATTCTACAACAGCCACCCTATCATCTATTTTACCAtctcaacaaccacaacaacaaccacaacaacaacaacaactacaaccacaacaaccacaacaacaacaacaacaaccacaacaaccacaacaacaacaacaacaacaacaacaacaacccgTTTCAACTACAATATCATCTGCAGTATCTTCCCAAACAACCCAACAAAAAAGTCAATTTGGATCATTTTCAATGGTCCAAAACTCTTCATCTTTCtcccaacaacaacaacaatccccaacacaacaacaacaattttttaCCTTTGAACAACAAAATGTAGATttcaatcaacaacaacaacaacaaccacaattaCCACAACAATTTATATCacaacaaaatattttaccacatgtacaacaaccacaacaacaacaacaacaacaacaacaacaacaacaacaaccacaacaacaacaacaaccacagcaacaaccacaacaaccacaatcaccaattaattcTATGGGAGGATTACCATTCTCAGAAGAAGAATATAAGAAACAAATTGAAGATAGAATTAGAAAAGAAGTTGAGGATAAATTGAAACAAgaatataatgaaaaaatgcAAAAACAAAAGGAGGAAATATTGGCATCAACTgcttttgaatttaataaagtaaATACCCCACCACAACAATCAACACAACCTCAATATCAATCTTCACcaccatcttcttcatcaaatGTACAACCAAATATaacaacaaccactacatcatcatcatcttcatcaacaCATACCACAACAACTACCACTTCACCAAATTATCTCTTCCCAGATTTATTTGCTGATTtgacagcaacaacaaactcttcatcaaattcatcaacaccaccaaATAATCAACATAATTCGACATCACCATCTGCAACTGTAAATTCATCAAATGCAGCCGATTCACCTGTAATTTCTAGAAAATCAACAACTCAAAACGAAAAAGACAAGCTCAAAAAAGACCTTGAAAACATTCATATCAATCAACCAAAAGACCCAAAGAATGGAGTTTTGTTTGCAAATAAAACTCCAACCAAAGTAACCACCACTacctcatcatcatcaaccaccaccacttcatcaaattcatccTCTACCACCACCGAAGTTGTTTGTCCAATTTGTCAACAAAGATTCCAAAGTGAAAGAGTTTTATCAGTTCATCTCGATGATTGGCATCCACAAATGAAGGATCATTTCACTccatcaccaccaaaatcatcatcaccaaccaGTTTTGTAGACTTTGAAGAGCAACCAACCAAACCAAATACCACCAAAGGAAGATCAAAGACTGTCTCTTTCCAAACCACTCCAATTGAGGGTAAGAAATCAATCTCCTCTGAAGAGTTAAAAAAGAAGGTTCAATCATATGCAgctcataataataataataataataataattccatTACCACCTCAACCACTACCACTTCAACTACCACTTCAACTATGGTAAAACCAATCTCTTCCATtccatcatcaattaaaaatagggTTATCGACTCAGAGGCTAACATTTTGGCAACATCATTTGAAAAGATTTTCATTCCACAAAAACCAAAGATTGTACATACACCAGAGAGCGCAGTACTTGTCCTTCAAACCTATACCCGTCGTTGGAAGGCAAGAAAAGAATTCAAACGTGAACAATTGCGTTACAAAGCCGTTAGTGAATTGGTTAGCACTGAAAAGTCCTATGTAGAGGGTCTTGAAAAACTCATTGAAAACTTTGCAACTCCATTGATGGGTTTAGCTGATAATGATATCCCATTGATTGAACGTGGTGACATTGAAACTATCTTTGGTAAACATAAAATCATCCTTTCATTCAATAGTGAACTTTATAGACGTTTGGCCGAAAGATTGGAACATTGGAACATTGTACAAAAGGTTGGTGATGTTTTACTCGACATTATCACTCAAGATGATTTCAAAGCAATCTACAATTCTTTCACTCTCTCCTATCAACATGTACTCTCTCTCATTGAAAAACTCTCCAATCAAAAGAACTCCTTTAAAACATTCCTTAGAAATTCTGAACGTTCTCTATGgagtggtggtaatggtatcACTGGTAATAATCTTCAATCACTTTTAATTACACCAGTACAAAGAATCACTCGTTACCTTTTATTGTTGAAAGAGATCATTCGTTTCACTAAACCATCCCATCCAGATTATGATTCACTTTGCATTTCTCTCTTTGAGATGCAAGATATTTGTACAGAtgtaaatgaaaatcaacgtagggaagaaaatgaaaaaattcgTATTCAAACACTCACAAACATTACCAATCGTTTCGAtccaaaattaccaaaagaattaaatctCCTCCAAGAAGGTAGATTTTTGGTTAAAGAGGTCTCTCTTTACATCTATGATGCTGATAGTGAAAAGAGAAAAGAACGTGCTTTccttttatttaatgatatcATTATAGTCGCCAAAAAGAGTAAAAACAAGTTATTATTCAAGAATTTAGTTAACCTTCAACatgtttcaattaaatccCTTCAAGATGGTATAAAATGTTATGGCACTGTCACAAAATATTCTTTTGAATTATATGGTCATAGTAATCACGTTATGCTTTTCTTTTCTGAAActcaagaagaaaaagatgctttattaaatttacttccaaaataaaaatataataataaaacaacaacaacaacaacaacaccaagtACAACAACAagtacaataataataataataatagtaatatagcaatacaaatataatatataatagtaacaacattaataatatagaaaacaatataaaattaaaattaaaaataaaaatatatttattaattaattctttttatttgtttttttttttgatttgatttgcaTGTGAATccttattttaaaaattctaatctcaaatttaaatcagataaaaaaattaaaaagtgaattaaaattattatttttgttgggttgggaaatttaattttttttttttttttttttatttgagaGCGTAAACATCCTCTGCATTAATTTTACCATTTAGAGGTGTTGAacaataaatacaaatttgGTCATTTGAAAATAGATTTTTGATCCAAGGGAATTGGTATTCTTGTGATGAGAACTCAAATGTTTCATTGTCAACAATAGCTTCATCTGGTTGCTCTTTTATATCCTCGCCAGCAAGTACCAATGATTTTGAACAACAAAAATCGCAATTTAATGTTTTTGGAGAacttaac
It encodes the following:
- the gxcT gene encoding C2H2-type zinc finger-containing protein (pleckstrin homology (PH) domain-containing protein) codes for the protein MQGQGQQFLSQQQKLSQQNISQQNLIFQQYNNNNNNNNNNITPQQQQLQQQQFFMNQSFSSQQVYYSQFGGNASGGPLQSPLVPQNLQQPQQNMVGGGMGGMMMQPPQMMMQPPQMMQPNGMMMQPNGMQPMMMQPMMMQPNGMQPPQMIMQPNNMQSIIMPQIANNNNNNNNNNNNNMVMNNSNSNNTVLQPTQKPVTTQSNPIPQPQPGAGGTQLPAGTSSGGGSGGGDKSGATGGATNGNNRWFPTKDNDPFLSIEQEKKKPQYKSAAWNDKDKYREILDSLNSSSVTPQQSGNNIGNQMGGGQPLTPQQMQLLQQQMLLMQQQQQQQQQQQQQQQQQQNNSIPNLSVHSGGSGSDKLQQQQQQQQQQQQQQLMHMQMSQQQIQQMMMVNPQLLQQQMVMNPQLQQQILMNPQIVSQLNQINQMNQMNQISVLNQLNNMSPINSLNNNISNSGSPINSMNNNNNNNNNNNNNNNNNNNNNNNNNNNNNNNNNNNSNNSNINNGQTIDQRTLSGGGNVVYSPTSSQDQNMISLLQQQQQQLQQQQLQQQQLLQQQLQQQQQQQLLNHPQQSPTSSLSSPSPTSSLSPPKAINPNANINNGGSGSSTSPSSSNINNNLISSLPSTSSNIVSNLSPSSSISKSTLPQTATSLPKPETLIQPIPQHLIGNNAFADPRKHSTTATLSSILPSQQPQQQPQQQQQLQPQQPQQQQQQPQQPQQQQQQQQQQPVSTTISSAVSSQTTQQKSQFGSFSMVQNSSSFSQQQQQSPTQQQQFFTFEQQNVDFNQQQQQQPQLPQQFISQQNILPHVQQPQQQQQQQQQQQQQPQQQQQPQQQPQQPQSPINSMGGLPFSEEEYKKQIEDRIRKEVEDKLKQEYNEKMQKQKEEILASTAFEFNKVNTPPQQSTQPQYQSSPPSSSSNVQPNITTTTTSSSSSSTHTTTTTTSPNYLFPDLFADLTATTNSSSNSSTPPNNQHNSTSPSATVNSSNAADSPVISRKSTTQNEKDKLKKDLENIHINQPKDPKNGVLFANKTPTKVTTTTSSSSTTTTSSNSSSTTTEVVCPICQQRFQSERVLSVHLDDWHPQMKDHFTPSPPKSSSPTSFVDFEEQPTKPNTTKGRSKTVSFQTTPIEGKKSISSEELKKKVQSYAAHNNNNNNNNSITTSTTTTSTTTSTMVKPISSIPSSIKNRVIDSEANILATSFEKIFIPQKPKIVHTPESAVLVLQTYTRRWKARKEFKREQLRYKAVSELVSTEKSYVEGLEKLIENFATPLMGLADNDIPLIERGDIETIFGKHKIILSFNSELYRRLAERLEHWNIVQKVGDVLLDIITQDDFKAIYNSFTLSYQHVLSLIEKLSNQKNSFKTFLRNSERSLWSGGNGITGNNLQSLLITPVQRITRYLLLLKEIIRFTKPSHPDYDSLCISLFEMQDICTDVNENQRREENEKIRIQTLTNITNRFDPKLPKELNLLQEGRFLVKEVSLYIYDADSEKRKERAFLLFNDIIIVAKKSKNKLLFKNLVNLQHVSIKSLQDGIKCYGTVTKYSFELYGHSNHVMLFFSETQEEKDALLNLLPK